The following is a genomic window from Flavobacterium sp..
AATTTGATTTTACTAAGTGAATTTCTTCTTCTAATTCTTTATCGCACAATACATGCGAAATTTCAGCACAATCGATAATCGTAGTCAATTCTTTAGAACGAAGCAATGGCATTGTAGCCACAACAATTCCGCCCGCTTTTAAAATAGCAAACCAACACGCCACCATCATCGGATTGTTAGCTGAACGAATTAAAACTCGATTGCCTGATTGCAACCCTAAATCATCTACCAAAACATGTGCAATTTGATTTGCTTTTTCATATAAATCTTGATACGTCCAAGTTTCCTCAAAAGTACGAATGCAAATACTATTTCCACGGCCTTCACGAATGTGATTATCTAATAGTTTATCTACACAATTCAACATTTCAGGTTGTTGGAATTGCGGTAAATCCAAAAAGGTATATTCTGGTTGTAATTCAGAAATAGGTAAACTTAAATGAGCAAAATTATCTTCGTAATGTTTCATAATAATTAGTTTCTCGCAAATCCCGAAATTTCGGGAGCAAAAGGCGCAATTTTGTCTTAATACTTAATTATACAATCTTAATACTACTTTTTATTACTTTTCGGTTTCAACGCTTTTTTCATTCCTTCCACTTGTTTTCTTTCTGAAGCCTTAAGCGGATACAAATGCGAAACACCCATTTTATATGGATTTGGGATATCATTCGCTTGAAATTGTTCGTATGCTTGTGCGTTTCTAACGAAATTAGCATCTATCAATAATGGACGTCCTAAAGCGACTAAATCGGCTCTTCCGTTAAGAATTATGGTGTTAATTTGGTCGATGTCTTGAATATAGCCAGTAGTTATGGTTGGAATATGAACGGTATTTCGAACGGCATCCGAAAAAGGCGTTTGCCACATTCTACCCGTTAATGGTTTTTGACCTGCTACAGTATTTCCTGTGGAAACATTAATGATGTCAGCTCCAGCAGCTTTAAAAGCAGTTGCAATAGTGATAACTTCATGTTCCGAAATTCCGTTTTCTGCCCAATCTGTTGCTGAAATTCGAACTGAAATAGGTTTGTCAGTTGGAAATACTTCACGAATTGCTTTAAAAACTTCCAACGGATATTTCAAACGATTTTCGATGCTTCCACCAAATTCATCGGAGCGAATGTTAGTCAATGGAGATAAGAATGAAGCTAATAAAAATCCGTGGTGCGCTTGTAATTCAATCATATCAAATCCAGCTTCATCTGCATTTTTAGCTGCTTGTACGAATTGTGCTTTAATCGATGTCATATCTTCCAAAGTCATTTCCTTTGGCATAGCAAAATTATTGTTGAATGGAATAGGAGAAGCCGAAATTAAATTCCAAGGCGTTTCCATTGGTCCGGTGCCTTCCCATGGTTTTTTAGTAGCACCTTTTCTTCCCGAATATCCTAATTGAATTGCAATTTTTGTGGATGTATTGTTATGAATGAAATCGGTAATTTTTTTCCATTGATTTAATTGCTCTGCATTATAAATTCCCGCGCAACCTTCTGTAATTCTTCCAGTTTCGGAAATTGCCGTCATTTCGGTAATGATTAAGCCTACACCTCCAGTAGCTCTACTTCCGTAATGAACCAAATGCCAATCAGAAACCAATCCGTCTGTGGCGGAATATTGTCCCATTGGCGCCATAACGATGCGATTTGGGAGTTCTAGTTCTCTTAATTTAAATTTTGAAAAAGCTGCTGATTGATTTTTTTCATTGACTTTGCAATTGTCATTGAATTCTTCTAAAACTTTATCTGTAAACGAACTATCTCTTAAACGTAAATTTTCATACGTAACTTTTTTAGATCGGGTCATGCATCCAAAAGCAAATTGTTGGAAGGAATGTTGCATGTGACGATCCATATTTTCGAACCAATCTAAAGAAACGATTGCGGCATACTGAATCATTTCTACCGTATTTCTTCTTGACTTGTCGTATTGTTCAAAAGCGGCTTGTACGTTATTTGGATTGGCAATTACTGCATCTGATAACCCGATGGCGCAATCCATGGCTAATTTAGTTCCTGAACCAATAGAGTAGTGGGCTGTAGCTTTTGCATCTCCTAACAAAACAATATTGTTATGATACCATTTTTCATTCGTTACATGTGGAAATTGGCGCCAATGCGATTTGTTAGAAATGAGTGGATGACCATCTAATTCATCTTTGAAGATTTCAGCGATTTTGGTCATGGTATCTTCTTCGTTGGTCACTTCAAAACCATGTTTTTGCCAAGTTTCATCGCTACATTCAAAAATCCAGGTGCTCATGCCTTCTTCATATTGATAGCTATGTGCTACAATAGTTCCGTGAGGAGTACTTCTGAAGAAATAGGTAAATGCATCCAGCGGTTTTGTGGAGCCTAACCAAACGAATCTGTTTTTCTTTAATTCGATTTTGGTTCCGAATTCATTTTGATATTGCGTTCGAATAGCACTTGCGATTCCGTCTGAAGCTAAAATGATGTCTGAATCTGCAAATTGCGATAAATCGTCTACATTTTGTTCGAAATGCAAATTCACACCTTCTTCAATACAACGTTGTTGTAATAATTGTAACAATGTTTTTCTCGAACAACCACAAAAGCCATTTCCAGCAATGTTTACTGATTCACCATCACGAGCCACGATAATATCGTCCCAATACGCAAATTTGCTTCGAATTAATTCATAGGATTGCATATCGCGTTTTAGGAATTCACCTAATGTTTCATCTGAAAAAACGACCCCAAAACCAAAACTATCATCGGGTTTATTGCGTTCGTAAATATCGATTTGGCAATGTGGCATCGCCTTTTTGGTTAATATCGAAAAGTAAAGTCCGCCTGGACCACCACCTATAATTGTTATTTTCATATTGATTAGCACGCGGATAAAACGGATTTGCTAAAGCAAAACGCTGATATTCGCAGATTTTATTGTTTTTATTATCTTTTAATTGAGAATATTTCTCCTAGTTTACTGTAATTCGAACCTGCTAAACGTGCCACAGGCTTGTATGTTTCTAAATTAATTCTGTGATTTTCCATTAAAATAGAATCGTCAATATGCATCGTAATAATTTTCCCGATGATAATGCAAGCACCACCATTTTGATGATTTTCAATGAAATAGTTATGTACCATTTCACATTCAAAATGAACTAAACTTTCTTTAACACGTTTAGGTTGAATATATATTGAATCTATTGGTGTTACATTTGCCAATTCAAATTCATCAATATCAGCAGCTACAGACTGAGACGTAGAATTCATTTGTTCAACTGTATCTTCAGTGACCAAATTAACAACGAATTGATTGTTGTAAAGTATATTGTTTAAGGTGTCTTTGTTTTTATTGCCTGTTCTTACGGTTGAAAACATAACATGAGGTGGATCTTCGCTCACCACATTAAAAAAAGAAAAAGGAGCAAGGTTGTTAATTCCATTTGCATCAATAGTAGAAATCCAACCAATAGGTCTTGGGATTACAGTGCCTGTTAAAAGCTTGTATAAAGCGGAAGATTCGGTATGTTGAATATCGAATTGCATATTTGTGTGTTGTTTGTACAAATTAAGTAAATAATTTTAAAGTCGTAACTATAATTTTTTGATAAAGTTGTATATTTTTATTAACATTTTGAAAACCTGAAAAGGCTACTATTTGATAATTATTGCATTATGTGTAATTTTTATTATAAATAATTACGATATGTAAAAAATAATAATTGAAAAATTACGAACAATATTTTTGTATATTTTGCAAAATTAGTATATTTATGCAAAAATTATATATATGGAAATTTTAGCGTGTCCCAAATGCCAAAGTGATTCAATTGTTAAAAGTGGTGTAATCAAAGACAGACAAAGGTATTTGTGCAAATCTTGTAATTATTACTTCACTGTCAATAAATTAGGTAAAAAGATCGATGATTACTATGTAACTAAAGCCTTGCAATTGTATTTAGAAGGGTTGAGTTTTAGAGAAATAGAGCGTATTATTGGGGTTTCACACGTATCCATTAGTAATTGGGTAAAGGAGTTTAAAATAAAAAAGCCACCGCATCCAAATTATCACCCTACTTATAAGATTTTTAAGCATAATGAGTTAGTTGAATACCTTCAAAACAAAGATAGATTATCGGGAGCGGGTATGATTATTACTGAGCTAGGGGATAAGTTTATGCTTATTAAATGGGAGCGTTTTAAGGATTAACTATATTGCTTTACAAAATTATATATTGTAATTTTTTTCATTAACATAATTTTAGAATTTGGTCAAGCAGAAATGCAATACTAACCAAAACTTAAATTATGAAAAAAGTATTAATTGTTGCTGGATTTTTATTTTCAGCGATTTCCTTTTCACAAGAGGATAAACCACAAGAAAAGCCATATAAGGTTGATCTTTATGGTTTTGCTAGAGTTGATTATATCTGGGATACCAGACAATCAGCTCAAGTAAGAGAGTATCATTTAAACTTATGGCCATTGGACGAAAAACTAGATGCTAATAATGATGATATTAATGCTTCTGGAGCATCGAATTTTTTATCAGTAGTTTCGAGATTAGGTGTAAAAGCATCTGGTCCCGATGTGTGGGGTGCTAAAGTATCAGGAGTTATTGAAGGAGATTTCTTTGGAAATACACAACAATCTATTGCGTTATTTAGACTACGTCATGCCTATGCCAAGTTAGATTGGGAAAAATCATCTTTAACATTTGGTCAAACATGGTACCCAACATTTATTCCTGAGGTGTTCCCTGGTGTAGCAAATTTTTCTACTGGAATTCCTTTTAATCCTTTTGGATGGGCAACTCAATTCAGAATCGATCAAAAATTAAATGATAAATTTAGATTTTCTTTTATTGCATATAAAGATCGAGAGTTTGGAGCTTTTTCTGCTGATGGAAATAATAATTCACCTGTTTATAATAGTGTATTACCTGCAATGCATGGTAAAATTGAATTTAGAAATAAATCAATTTTAGCAGGATTTGGTGCTGAATTATATCCAAATAAACCACTCATAGAATCTAATGGATTAAATTCTGATGAAAGTTTAAATTCAACTTCATTTTTAGCTTATTTAAAATACAATAATGATAAATTTCATGTTAAAGTTTATGGAATTACAGGTGAAAATCTACATCATTTAGTTATGTTAGGAGGTTATGCTAGCTATGCTAATGGAGCCAATCCTGTTACATATGAAGGAATAAGAACTAATTCGTTTTGGTTAGATATTGCTAGTAATAATAAAAAAACAGCACCTGGTTTTTTCTTTGGATATACTAACCAAGAAGGTACTTCATCAAATTCAACAGCATTAAATATTTATGCAAGAGGAATTAATGCCTCAAGAGGTGTAAAAGACATGTGGAGAGCTTCTGCTAGAATTGATTTTAAACAAAATAAATTTAGACTTACTCCAGAAATAGAGTATACCGCAGCTACTCATGGAACCACACAAAGTGATTTATCTATTTCTGGTGCTGAAAACAAAGTAGGAAATTTTAGAGCAATGGTTTCTTGTGTCTATTCATTTTAATCAAACAATAACAATTAAATATATTTAAATTATGAGCGAAAATAAATCATCAAAAGGAATCTGGAAAGTTATTTCAGCTTCCTCTATGGGAACAATGATTGAGTGGTACGATTTCTACATCTTCGGTAGTTTAGCCGTAGTTTTATCTACTAAATTTTTCCCTTCTGACAATCCAACAGCAGCATTTTTATCAACGTTAGCAACATTTGCAGCTGGTTTTGTAGTTCGTCCGTTTGGAGCCCTTTTCTTTGGTAGATTAGGCGATTTAATTGGAAGAAAGTATACTTTCATGGTAACTTTAATGTTAATGGGGGGAGCTACTTTTATAATTGGATGTATTCCAAGTTTTGAAACTATTGGGTACGCTGCTCCAGTTTTAGTTTTGATTCTACGTTTACTTCAAGGTTTAGCTCTTGGAGGTGAATATGGAGGTGCGGCAACTTATGTAGCTGAGCATGCTCCAAAAAACGAAAAAGGATATTGGACCTCTTGGATTCAAACTACTGCAACAGTTGGTTTGTTTATTTCGTTAATGGTAATTTTAATTACTAAAGGAGTAATGTCAAAAGAAGCTTTTGATGATTGGGGATGGAGAGTTCCATTTTGGGTTTCAATTGTAATGGTTTATATTTCTTTCTTGATTCGTAAAAACATGCACGAATCTCCTGTATTTGCAAAAGCAAAAGAAGAAGGAAAAACATCGACTAATCCATTAAAAGAAAGTTTTGGAAATAAATTCAATTTGAAATTTGTTCTTTTAGCATTATTTGGTGCAACTATGGGACAAGGAGTTGTTTGGTATACTGGTCAATTTTATGCCATGAACTTCTTAAAAACTGTACAAAGTATAGAATCTTCTCAAGTAGATACTCTATTAGGTATTGCACTCTTATTAGGAACGCCATTCTTCGTATTCTTTGGTTGGTTGAGTGATAAAGTTGGAAGAAAAGTGATCATGATGAGTGGTATGTTGATTGCCATTTTAGCCTATCGCCCAATTTATAGAGCCATGTATGCTTCAACAGATTTAACTTTAAAAACAGAAATAGTTAATCAAACTAAGGTAGTTCCTTCTCTAAAAGAAATTGATGCTACTAAAACGGATTCTATCTATACTACTACAAAAGTATATACCGATGGAACAACTTTAGAAGAAATCAAAACAATCCATTTTGAAAGCGGAAAAGTTATGGTAGATGATAAAGGAAAAGACAAAATAGAAACAAAAGTTACTAAAATGATTAATAATAGCGACCGTTGGTTCTTAGTATTAATGGTTTTTATTCAGGTGATTTTTGTAACTATGGTTTATGGTCCAATTGCTGCTTTCTTAGTAGAAATGTTCCCTGTTAAAATTAGATATACCTCAATGTCGTTACCTTATCACGTAGGAAATGGTATCTTTGGTGGATTACTGCCTGCAATTTCAACTTATTTTGTTACCACTTCTAAAGAAGCAGGTGATGTAGAGTTTTATTTAGAAGGACTTTGGTATCCAATTGGAATTGCTGCAATTTGCTTTGTAATTGGAATGATATATATTGATAGAAAAATTAACACACTTCACGACTAAAAAACAATAATCATGAACACAATAAAAAAATATTTAGGAATCGTATGGATAGTACTTGCAATTGCAATAGCTTATTTTTCGATTGGAATTTTTGGAGGTAAATTAACTTCTGGAAAACAAGATGATTTAGTTTTTGGAATTATTATTTTCTTTATACTTTTACCTATGATTGTTACCGGATTAACTATTTTTGGTTGGTATGCAATTACTGATGAATATGAAGATTAATTAAAAAAAATATACTTAACTTAGAAGCTCTTATTTTACATAAGAGCTTTTGGGTTTTATAAATGGATATAAAAATGAAAAA
Proteins encoded in this region:
- a CDS encoding bifunctional salicylyl-CoA 5-hydroxylase/oxidoreductase (catalyzes the conversion of salicylyl-CoA to gentisyl-CoA), yielding MKITIIGGGPGGLYFSILTKKAMPHCQIDIYERNKPDDSFGFGVVFSDETLGEFLKRDMQSYELIRSKFAYWDDIIVARDGESVNIAGNGFCGCSRKTLLQLLQQRCIEEGVNLHFEQNVDDLSQFADSDIILASDGIASAIRTQYQNEFGTKIELKKNRFVWLGSTKPLDAFTYFFRSTPHGTIVAHSYQYEEGMSTWIFECSDETWQKHGFEVTNEEDTMTKIAEIFKDELDGHPLISNKSHWRQFPHVTNEKWYHNNIVLLGDAKATAHYSIGSGTKLAMDCAIGLSDAVIANPNNVQAAFEQYDKSRRNTVEMIQYAAIVSLDWFENMDRHMQHSFQQFAFGCMTRSKKVTYENLRLRDSSFTDKVLEEFNDNCKVNEKNQSAAFSKFKLRELELPNRIVMAPMGQYSATDGLVSDWHLVHYGSRATGGVGLIITEMTAISETGRITEGCAGIYNAEQLNQWKKITDFIHNNTSTKIAIQLGYSGRKGATKKPWEGTGPMETPWNLISASPIPFNNNFAMPKEMTLEDMTSIKAQFVQAAKNADEAGFDMIELQAHHGFLLASFLSPLTNIRSDEFGGSIENRLKYPLEVFKAIREVFPTDKPISVRISATDWAENGISEHEVITIATAFKAAGADIINVSTGNTVAGQKPLTGRMWQTPFSDAVRNTVHIPTITTGYIQDIDQINTIILNGRADLVALGRPLLIDANFVRNAQAYEQFQANDIPNPYKMGVSHLYPLKASERKQVEGMKKALKPKSNKK
- a CDS encoding flavin reductase family protein yields the protein MQFDIQHTESSALYKLLTGTVIPRPIGWISTIDANGINNLAPFSFFNVVSEDPPHVMFSTVRTGNKNKDTLNNILYNNQFVVNLVTEDTVEQMNSTSQSVAADIDEFELANVTPIDSIYIQPKRVKESLVHFECEMVHNYFIENHQNGGACIIIGKIITMHIDDSILMENHRINLETYKPVARLAGSNYSKLGEIFSIKR
- a CDS encoding transposase-like zinc-binding domain-containing protein — translated: MEILACPKCQSDSIVKSGVIKDRQRYLCKSCNYYFTVNKLGKKIDDYYVTKALQLYLEGLSFREIERIIGVSHVSISNWVKEFKIKKPPHPNYHPTYKIFKHNELVEYLQNKDRLSGAGMIITELGDKFMLIKWERFKD
- a CDS encoding DcaP family trimeric outer membrane transporter; this translates as MKKVLIVAGFLFSAISFSQEDKPQEKPYKVDLYGFARVDYIWDTRQSAQVREYHLNLWPLDEKLDANNDDINASGASNFLSVVSRLGVKASGPDVWGAKVSGVIEGDFFGNTQQSIALFRLRHAYAKLDWEKSSLTFGQTWYPTFIPEVFPGVANFSTGIPFNPFGWATQFRIDQKLNDKFRFSFIAYKDREFGAFSADGNNNSPVYNSVLPAMHGKIEFRNKSILAGFGAELYPNKPLIESNGLNSDESLNSTSFLAYLKYNNDKFHVKVYGITGENLHHLVMLGGYASYANGANPVTYEGIRTNSFWLDIASNNKKTAPGFFFGYTNQEGTSSNSTALNIYARGINASRGVKDMWRASARIDFKQNKFRLTPEIEYTAATHGTTQSDLSISGAENKVGNFRAMVSCVYSF
- a CDS encoding MFS transporter codes for the protein MSENKSSKGIWKVISASSMGTMIEWYDFYIFGSLAVVLSTKFFPSDNPTAAFLSTLATFAAGFVVRPFGALFFGRLGDLIGRKYTFMVTLMLMGGATFIIGCIPSFETIGYAAPVLVLILRLLQGLALGGEYGGAATYVAEHAPKNEKGYWTSWIQTTATVGLFISLMVILITKGVMSKEAFDDWGWRVPFWVSIVMVYISFLIRKNMHESPVFAKAKEEGKTSTNPLKESFGNKFNLKFVLLALFGATMGQGVVWYTGQFYAMNFLKTVQSIESSQVDTLLGIALLLGTPFFVFFGWLSDKVGRKVIMMSGMLIAILAYRPIYRAMYASTDLTLKTEIVNQTKVVPSLKEIDATKTDSIYTTTKVYTDGTTLEEIKTIHFESGKVMVDDKGKDKIETKVTKMINNSDRWFLVLMVFIQVIFVTMVYGPIAAFLVEMFPVKIRYTSMSLPYHVGNGIFGGLLPAISTYFVTTSKEAGDVEFYLEGLWYPIGIAAICFVIGMIYIDRKINTLHD
- a CDS encoding DUF6814 family protein encodes the protein MNTIKKYLGIVWIVLAIAIAYFSIGIFGGKLTSGKQDDLVFGIIIFFILLPMIVTGLTIFGWYAITDEYED